The Candidatus Binatus sp. genome has a segment encoding these proteins:
- a CDS encoding APC family permease, producing the protein MLPSVAMTTAAPRTTRSPQKLKPGLSLFDSTTLVAGSMIGSGIFIVSADITRQVGTPAALLLVWLVAGVMTIAGALAYGELAAMMPEAGGQYVYLREAYGGMWAFMFGWTLLLVIQTGTIAAVAVAFARFAGVIWPALGSNLFVGSGGAGLSGERIGAIAVIALLTAANLRGLDLGKWLQNSFTSAKILSLLLIVVLGCLIAPNAAAIRANFGSAAAFTGVGGGFSIATAGVFGAAMVGALFSADAWASVTFAAAEIKNPKRDLPLALAIGTGVVIALYILTNVAYLCELPAAGTAGASTVFARGIAHATSDRVAAAAMEMVWGGAGARLTAVLVMISGFGCANGLILTGARVIYAMAHDGVFFAAAGRLNRNSVPAIALILQGIWACVLTLSGTYSELLDYVIFAQLMFYVLTVSAVFVLRRRLPGAARPYRAWGYPIVPALYVIAASALMIDLLILKPRFTWPGLLIALSGVPIYFATAKPTSGRRAESQ; encoded by the coding sequence ATGCTACCATCGGTCGCGATGACAACCGCCGCGCCGCGAACTACTCGATCGCCGCAGAAGCTCAAGCCGGGCCTCTCGCTGTTCGATTCGACCACGCTGGTGGCCGGCTCGATGATCGGCTCCGGCATCTTTATCGTCTCGGCCGATATCACGCGCCAGGTCGGCACTCCCGCGGCATTGCTGCTCGTATGGCTGGTGGCGGGCGTGATGACGATCGCGGGCGCACTGGCCTACGGCGAACTGGCCGCGATGATGCCCGAGGCAGGCGGCCAATACGTCTATCTGCGCGAGGCGTACGGCGGGATGTGGGCGTTCATGTTCGGCTGGACGCTGCTGCTGGTGATCCAGACCGGCACGATCGCCGCGGTCGCAGTGGCGTTCGCAAGATTCGCCGGCGTGATCTGGCCTGCGCTCGGTTCGAACTTGTTCGTTGGCAGCGGCGGCGCCGGACTATCCGGCGAGCGAATCGGCGCGATCGCGGTGATCGCGCTACTCACTGCCGCGAATCTGCGCGGGCTCGATCTCGGCAAATGGCTGCAGAATTCGTTCACCAGCGCAAAGATTCTCTCGCTGCTGTTGATCGTGGTGCTGGGCTGCCTGATCGCGCCGAACGCCGCCGCGATCCGCGCCAATTTCGGCAGCGCCGCCGCGTTTACCGGTGTCGGCGGCGGCTTCTCGATCGCAACCGCGGGCGTCTTCGGCGCCGCGATGGTCGGTGCGCTGTTCTCCGCCGACGCGTGGGCCAGCGTCACCTTCGCCGCGGCCGAAATCAAAAACCCCAAGCGCGACTTGCCGCTCGCGCTCGCGATCGGCACCGGCGTCGTGATCGCACTCTACATCCTCACTAATGTGGCGTACCTGTGTGAACTGCCCGCCGCCGGAACCGCCGGCGCATCGACGGTCTTTGCGCGCGGCATCGCGCACGCGACCAGCGATCGCGTGGCCGCCGCCGCGATGGAAATGGTATGGGGCGGCGCCGGCGCCAGACTGACTGCCGTACTCGTGATGATCTCGGGCTTCGGATGCGCCAACGGACTCATCCTGACTGGCGCGCGCGTCATCTATGCGATGGCGCACGACGGCGTATTTTTTGCCGCTGCCGGCCGCCTGAATCGCAACAGCGTCCCCGCGATCGCGCTCATCCTGCAAGGCATCTGGGCGTGCGTGCTGACGCTCTCGGGCACTTACTCCGAACTGCTGGATTACGTGATCTTCGCGCAGTTGATGTTCTACGTCCTCACCGTGTCCGCGGTGTTCGTCTTGCGCCGCCGCCTCCCCGGCGCAGCGCGGCCGTATCGCGCGTGGGGTTATCCGATTGTCCCTGCGCTCTACGTGATTGCTGCTTCCGCGCTGATGATCGATCTGCTGATTCTTAAGCCGCGCTTCACCTGGCCAGGACTGTTGATCGCGCTGAGCGGCGTGCCGATCTACTTCGCGACCGCGAAGCCGACTTCGGGCCGCAGGGCCGAATCGCAATAG
- a CDS encoding RidA family protein: MMSAITRISSNAPWEPIAGYSRLVRAGDIVAVSGTTATDERGLIVGAGQMYVQARQAIGNIRAALERAGLLLENVIRTRMFVTDIGRFAEAARAHKEFFGDFPPASTMVEVRRLVNPDMLIEIEADAYAGAAEKERSDQAPSSSVPVESKKAAPAAKSKGIAAAKKSAKKKPAPKKSIRKK, translated from the coding sequence ATGATGAGCGCGATCACGCGGATCTCGAGCAATGCGCCGTGGGAGCCGATCGCGGGCTATTCGCGACTGGTGAGAGCGGGCGATATCGTCGCGGTGTCGGGCACCACGGCCACCGACGAGCGCGGACTTATCGTCGGCGCGGGCCAGATGTACGTGCAGGCGCGCCAGGCGATCGGCAATATCCGCGCGGCGCTGGAACGCGCGGGGCTCTTGCTGGAGAACGTGATCCGCACGCGGATGTTCGTCACGGATATCGGCCGGTTCGCGGAAGCGGCGCGCGCGCACAAGGAATTCTTCGGGGACTTTCCGCCGGCGAGCACGATGGTCGAAGTGCGGCGGCTGGTCAATCCAGACATGCTGATCGAGATCGAAGCGGATGCATACGCGGGCGCCGCGGAGAAGGAGCGATCCGATCAGGCACCGTCGAGTAGCGTACCGGTCGAGAGCAAGAAGGCTGCGCCGGCGGCTAAATCGAAAGGCATCGCAGCCGCGAAAAAATCGGCGAAGAAAAAGCCTGCGCCGAAAAAATCCATCCGAAAAAAATAG
- the nuoE gene encoding NAD(P)H-dependent oxidoreductase subunit E, translating into MSSPEFKFSDAALQEYRDILGHYPTRQAALLPTLWIAQREFGWLPDAVQDYVASLMELPPAHVRAVVSFYTMFHRKPVGRFLLDVCTNLSCRLRGADQIVDCLSRKLGVRLGETTPDGKFTLASVECLASCGTAPMLQLNQAEFYENLTEASTLKLIDELASRDV; encoded by the coding sequence ATGTCGTCTCCTGAATTCAAGTTCTCCGACGCCGCACTGCAGGAGTATCGCGACATTCTCGGCCATTATCCGACTCGCCAGGCGGCCCTGCTGCCGACGCTATGGATTGCGCAGCGTGAATTCGGATGGCTCCCCGACGCTGTGCAGGATTACGTCGCCTCGCTGATGGAATTGCCGCCGGCGCACGTCCGCGCCGTCGTATCATTCTATACGATGTTCCATCGCAAGCCCGTCGGCCGCTTTCTCCTCGACGTATGCACCAATCTGTCGTGCCGGCTGCGGGGCGCCGACCAGATCGTCGATTGCCTCAGCCGCAAGCTGGGCGTTCGCCTCGGCGAGACCACTCCCGACGGAAAATTCACGCTGGCGTCGGTCGAATGCCTCGCGTCCTGCGGCACCGCGCCGATGCTCCAGCTTAACCAGGCCGAGTTCTACGAGAATCTCACCGAGGCGAGCACCCTGAAACTCATCGACGAGCTGGCTTCCCGTGACGTTTGA
- a CDS encoding NADH-quinone oxidoreductase subunit M — MGPGLLTALIFLPLLGALFVLMQSDERTIWNSAFVFSLIPLALSIYLFIVFDGRRADYQFVEEYPWIPAFGISYHLGVDGISLFLVLLTTILISLSILYSGGGDIEERAREFCFFVLVLETGLLGALLAVDLFLFYIFWEVMLIPMYFMIGIWGHGERIYAAIKFVLFTMVGSLLMLVAILYLVFAAREHIGRLTFDLPQLYQVPLTMTEARWLFAAFALAFAIKVPMWPVHTWLPDAHTNAPTAGSVILAGVMLKMGTYGFLRFAIPLFPDVAIEAIPLFMALAVIGIIYGALVAMMQPDLKRLIAYSSVSHLGFVMLGIFALNPQGIEGAIYQMLNHGISTGGLFLLVGMLYMRRHTREISEFGGLWHRVPVYAAIFMLVMLSSIGLPGLNGFVGEFLIMLGGFLRIRLATVFAVVGVILGALYMLWTYERVMFGPITKAINEKIADLTTREIAVMVPIIALMFFMGLYPRPLISRMEPSVNLMLARVHVAQARIDRRTDTPRLASVAPLSPLNDRVARVTAAAR; from the coding sequence ATGGGCCCGGGATTGCTCACCGCTCTCATTTTTCTGCCGCTGCTCGGCGCGCTGTTCGTCCTGATGCAGAGCGACGAACGCACGATCTGGAATTCCGCGTTTGTCTTCTCGCTGATCCCGCTCGCGCTCAGCATTTATTTGTTCATCGTGTTCGACGGTCGCCGCGCCGATTACCAGTTCGTCGAGGAGTATCCGTGGATACCCGCGTTCGGCATCTCGTATCACCTCGGCGTTGACGGCATCAGCCTGTTCCTCGTCCTGCTGACGACCATCCTCATCTCGCTCTCGATTCTTTATTCCGGCGGCGGCGACATCGAGGAACGCGCGCGCGAGTTCTGCTTCTTCGTGCTCGTGCTTGAAACTGGCTTGCTCGGCGCTCTGCTCGCGGTCGATCTCTTCCTTTTCTACATTTTCTGGGAAGTGATGCTGATTCCGATGTACTTCATGATCGGCATCTGGGGCCACGGCGAGCGGATTTACGCCGCGATCAAGTTCGTGCTGTTCACGATGGTTGGCTCGCTGCTGATGCTCGTCGCGATTCTGTATCTCGTCTTCGCCGCCCGCGAGCATATCGGCCGCCTCACCTTCGATTTGCCGCAGCTCTACCAGGTACCGCTCACGATGACCGAAGCGCGCTGGCTGTTCGCGGCTTTCGCGCTCGCCTTCGCGATCAAAGTCCCGATGTGGCCGGTGCATACGTGGCTGCCCGACGCGCATACCAACGCGCCCACCGCCGGCTCCGTGATCCTCGCGGGCGTGATGCTCAAGATGGGCACCTACGGATTTCTCCGCTTCGCGATTCCGCTGTTCCCCGACGTTGCGATCGAAGCGATTCCGCTTTTCATGGCGCTCGCGGTAATCGGAATCATCTACGGCGCGCTGGTCGCGATGATGCAGCCCGACCTGAAACGGCTCATCGCATATTCGTCGGTGAGCCACTTGGGTTTCGTGATGCTCGGAATCTTCGCGCTCAATCCGCAAGGCATCGAAGGTGCGATCTATCAAATGCTGAATCACGGCATTTCGACCGGCGGCTTGTTCCTGCTGGTCGGGATGCTCTATATGCGGCGTCACACGCGCGAAATTTCCGAGTTCGGCGGATTGTGGCATCGCGTGCCCGTGTACGCCGCGATTTTCATGCTCGTGATGCTCTCGTCGATCGGACTGCCCGGCCTCAACGGCTTCGTCGGCGAATTTCTGATCATGCTCGGCGGCTTTTTGCGGATTCGCCTCGCGACCGTGTTCGCCGTCGTCGGCGTAATCCTCGGCGCGCTCTACATGCTGTGGACCTACGAGCGCGTGATGTTCGGGCCGATCACCAAAGCCATCAATGAAAAAATCGCCGACCTCACGACCCGCGAAATCGCCGTGATGGTCCCCATAATCGCACTCATGTTTTTCATGGGCCTTTATCCGCGCCCGCTGATCAGCCGGATGGAGCCGTCGGTAAATCTGATGCTCGCGCGCGTCCATGTCGCGCAGGCCCGCATCGATCGGCGTACCGATACGCCTCGGCTCGCGAGCGTCGCACCGCTTTCTCCCCTGAATGATCGCGTAGCCCGAGTAACGGCGGCCGCACGATGA
- the nuoK gene encoding NADH-quinone oxidoreductase subunit NuoK produces MIPLTYMMSLSAILFSIGVAGVIIRRNILVMFMSIELMLNAVNLAFISLGSRLGSMDGQVIVFFVMTVAAAEAAVGLGIILSIFRSRGTIHADEMTLMRW; encoded by the coding sequence ATGATTCCGCTGACCTACATGATGTCGCTCAGCGCGATCCTATTTTCGATCGGCGTCGCCGGCGTGATCATCCGCCGCAACATCCTCGTGATGTTCATGTCGATCGAGTTGATGCTCAATGCAGTCAACCTCGCGTTCATCTCGCTCGGCAGCCGGCTTGGCTCGATGGACGGGCAGGTGATCGTGTTCTTCGTGATGACCGTCGCGGCGGCCGAAGCCGCTGTCGGCCTCGGCATCATACTTTCGATTTTCCGCAGTCGCGGAACCATCCACGCCGACGAAATGACCCTGATGAGATGGTGA
- a CDS encoding complex I subunit 1 family protein: MTFDLIASAIKAVLMILIGLNLSIFLLYFERKGSALIQNRIGSNRVTVTGIGKRLGMPNLGIINTLVADPLKLFTKEDFVPAGADKFLHTLAPFLALFPVMITFVVIPFGDSITIAGHRVGLEAANLDSGALYLLATIGLGVYGVVLAGWSSNNRWSLLGGIRATAQMISYELAMGLAIVSVIMTFGTLNLQEIVRGQGGSWFGIIPRWGLFTQPLAFIIFLVAGVAESKRVPFDLPESESELILGYFTEYSGGKQAVFMLTDLAEQALVAMLLTTFFLGGWQVPWLMPDGFHLPGGALLAVPALLVSILGVLAFMVKVVALCIFLGMVRWTLPRFRYDQLMRLGWKGLVPLGLLNVLVTAFVIVATGSVQ; this comes from the coding sequence GTGACGTTTGACCTGATTGCCTCAGCTATCAAGGCAGTCCTGATGATCCTCATCGGGTTGAACCTGTCTATTTTCCTGCTCTATTTCGAGCGCAAGGGCAGCGCCCTGATCCAGAATCGCATCGGATCGAATCGCGTGACCGTCACCGGCATCGGCAAGCGCCTCGGGATGCCCAATCTCGGCATCATCAATACGCTCGTCGCCGATCCGCTGAAGCTGTTCACCAAGGAAGATTTCGTGCCCGCCGGCGCCGACAAATTTCTGCACACGCTCGCGCCATTCCTCGCGTTGTTCCCGGTGATGATCACGTTCGTCGTGATTCCGTTCGGCGACTCGATCACAATCGCGGGGCATCGCGTCGGTCTCGAGGCCGCCAATCTCGATTCTGGCGCGCTCTATCTGCTCGCGACGATCGGACTTGGCGTGTACGGCGTCGTGCTCGCCGGATGGTCGTCGAACAATCGATGGTCGCTGCTCGGCGGTATTCGCGCCACGGCGCAGATGATCTCGTATGAACTCGCGATGGGTCTCGCGATCGTCTCGGTGATCATGACCTTCGGCACGCTGAATCTGCAGGAAATCGTGCGCGGACAGGGCGGCAGTTGGTTCGGCATCATCCCGCGATGGGGCCTCTTCACGCAGCCGCTCGCGTTCATAATTTTTCTGGTCGCGGGCGTCGCGGAATCCAAGCGCGTGCCGTTCGATTTGCCCGAAAGCGAATCGGAACTCATCCTCGGCTACTTCACCGAATATTCCGGCGGCAAGCAGGCCGTCTTCATGCTCACCGATCTCGCCGAGCAGGCGCTGGTCGCGATGCTGCTGACGACGTTTTTTCTCGGCGGATGGCAGGTGCCGTGGCTGATGCCCGACGGCTTTCATCTGCCCGGCGGCGCACTCCTCGCGGTCCCGGCGCTGCTCGTCTCGATCCTCGGCGTGCTCGCGTTCATGGTCAAAGTCGTCGCGCTCTGCATCTTTCTCGGCATGGTGCGATGGACCCTGCCGCGCTTCCGCTACGACCAACTGATGCGCCTCGGCTGGAAGGGCCTCGTCCCGCTCGGGTTGCTCAACGTGCTGGTCACCGCATTCGTGATCGTCGCGACCGGGAGCGTCCAGTGA
- a CDS encoding glutathione S-transferase family protein, producing MIKLYGTSMSRAARCLWALEEAGLQYEHIPTSFDGGTRTPEHLKINPNGHVPALDDNGLILWESMAINLYLAEKYGKNGLWPASVADRGATYQWSFWAMTEVEPHLITMLINRLFAPPDQRDEKAVANAEAALRPPFKVLDDYLKGREYILGNQFTIADLNVASVLSLANLVKLDISATPTASAYLQKCHGRPANQKAAAMK from the coding sequence ATGATCAAACTTTACGGAACCTCGATGTCGCGGGCGGCGCGATGCCTCTGGGCGCTCGAGGAAGCCGGCCTACAGTATGAGCACATCCCCACCAGTTTCGACGGCGGAACGCGCACGCCCGAGCATCTCAAGATAAATCCCAACGGGCATGTGCCGGCGCTCGATGACAACGGATTGATTCTGTGGGAATCGATGGCGATCAATCTCTACCTCGCCGAAAAATACGGCAAGAATGGTTTGTGGCCGGCGAGCGTGGCCGATCGCGGCGCCACCTATCAGTGGAGTTTCTGGGCGATGACCGAAGTCGAGCCGCATCTGATCACGATGCTGATCAACCGGTTGTTCGCGCCGCCCGACCAGCGCGACGAGAAAGCGGTCGCCAACGCGGAAGCGGCGCTTCGCCCGCCGTTCAAGGTGCTCGACGACTACCTGAAGGGCCGCGAGTATATCCTCGGCAATCAGTTTACGATCGCAGACCTCAACGTCGCATCGGTGCTGAGTCTCGCAAACCTGGTCAAGCTGGATATTTCGGCGACGCCGACTGCGAGCGCGTACCTGCAGAAGTGTCACGGGCGCCCCGCAAATCAAAAGGCCGCTGCGATGAAATGA
- a CDS encoding NADH-quinone oxidoreductase subunit J: MPPFLYIFLGALAIVSALGVVIQRNPIHSLLSLIGTLLTVALLFIAEDAVVVGLLQIIVYAGAIMVLFLFVIWLLNLQTESRPTGHLFLKFIGWLGAAALATELFFILAPPHLQVQFAGAPAGYGSMESLAQKLFTDYLVAFEVTSFLLLAAIVGAVALARRLPAPAADAVSAAESVPAMEQMR, encoded by the coding sequence ATGCCACCGTTTCTCTACATATTCCTCGGTGCGCTCGCGATCGTGTCGGCGCTCGGCGTCGTTATCCAGCGCAACCCGATCCATTCGCTATTGTCACTGATCGGCACGCTGCTGACAGTCGCGCTGCTCTTCATCGCCGAAGATGCGGTCGTTGTCGGCCTGCTGCAAATCATCGTGTACGCAGGCGCTATCATGGTGCTGTTTCTGTTCGTCATCTGGCTCCTGAATCTGCAAACCGAATCGAGACCGACCGGCCATCTGTTTTTGAAATTCATCGGATGGCTCGGCGCGGCCGCGCTCGCGACCGAACTATTTTTCATCCTCGCGCCGCCGCATCTGCAGGTGCAGTTCGCGGGCGCACCTGCGGGCTACGGATCGATGGAGAGCCTCGCGCAGAAGCTCTTCACCGATTACCTGGTCGCCTTCGAGGTGACGTCATTCCTGCTGCTCGCCGCGATCGTCGGCGCGGTTGCGCTCGCGCGCCGCCTTCCCGCACCGGCCGCCGACGCAGTCTCCGCTGCCGAGTCAGTTCCCGCGATGGAGCAGATGCGATGA
- a CDS encoding NADH-quinone oxidoreductase subunit N, whose translation MTPFNVSAINIVWLPIIPMIVVAVAAMVVLLVGIRMNEDDSEGLGWLTLAALFAATVLTFGIVGQSGVAFAGAISIDSFAAYFELAILIAAMFTVLMSLDYAGEHHLPGAEYYSLLLFSVLGMMLMATAGDLIIIFLGLETMSLSVYVLAGIARRDPRSNEAAIKYFLLGAFSTGFLLYGIALVYGATGTIKLGPIHNALASGAMASNSMLLLGIGMMLIGFGFKVAAVPFHMWTPDVYEGAPTPVTAFMAVGVKLAAFAAFIRVFLVDLTPLTAQWSSVLWVITALTMTAGNLIAISQTNIKRMLAYSAIAHAGYLLLGMTAGASAGGAILYYLVAYAFTNLGAFAVVIALERTGAVGNRIADYRGLATAHPMLAAAMAVFLLSLTGVPPMAGFVGKFYLFYAALHQGYVGLVVIAVLNSVISAYYYFSVLVAMYMQEGGVEVSRMSARPALVAAIGLAAIATVLIGVYPQPYIAIASNAFHSASGAEGIHSASLEP comes from the coding sequence ATGACGCCATTTAACGTCTCCGCCATCAACATTGTCTGGCTGCCGATCATCCCGATGATCGTCGTCGCCGTCGCCGCGATGGTCGTCCTGCTCGTCGGCATTCGCATGAATGAAGACGACAGCGAGGGCCTCGGCTGGCTGACGCTCGCGGCGCTTTTCGCCGCGACCGTTCTGACGTTCGGAATCGTCGGGCAAAGCGGCGTCGCATTTGCCGGCGCGATCTCGATCGACAGCTTCGCCGCGTACTTTGAACTCGCGATTCTAATCGCCGCGATGTTCACAGTCCTGATGTCGCTGGACTACGCCGGCGAGCATCATCTTCCCGGCGCCGAGTATTATTCGCTGCTGCTCTTCTCCGTCCTCGGCATGATGCTGATGGCGACCGCCGGCGATTTGATCATCATTTTTCTCGGCCTCGAAACGATGTCGCTCTCGGTGTACGTGCTCGCGGGCATCGCGCGGCGCGATCCCAGGTCGAACGAAGCCGCAATCAAATATTTTCTGCTCGGCGCGTTCTCGACCGGCTTCTTGCTCTATGGAATCGCGCTGGTATATGGCGCGACCGGCACGATCAAGCTCGGTCCCATCCACAATGCGCTCGCGTCGGGCGCGATGGCCTCCAACTCGATGCTGCTGCTCGGCATCGGCATGATGCTGATCGGATTCGGCTTCAAGGTCGCGGCGGTGCCGTTCCACATGTGGACCCCCGACGTTTACGAAGGCGCGCCGACGCCAGTGACGGCCTTCATGGCGGTGGGCGTGAAGCTCGCGGCGTTCGCCGCTTTCATCCGCGTCTTCCTGGTCGATCTGACGCCGCTGACTGCGCAGTGGTCGTCAGTGCTGTGGGTGATTACCGCGCTCACGATGACCGCCGGCAACCTGATCGCAATCTCGCAAACCAACATCAAGCGGATGCTCGCGTACTCCGCGATCGCCCACGCAGGCTACCTGCTGCTCGGCATGACCGCCGGCGCGAGCGCTGGCGGCGCGATTCTCTACTACCTGGTCGCGTACGCGTTCACCAATCTGGGCGCCTTCGCCGTCGTGATCGCGCTCGAACGAACCGGCGCCGTCGGCAATCGAATCGCCGACTATCGCGGCCTCGCGACGGCGCATCCGATGCTCGCCGCCGCGATGGCGGTGTTCCTGCTCTCGCTCACCGGCGTCCCGCCGATGGCCGGCTTCGTCGGCAAGTTCTATCTATTTTACGCCGCGCTGCATCAAGGATACGTCGGCCTGGTCGTGATCGCGGTGCTGAACAGCGTCATCTCGGCCTACTACTATTTTTCGGTGCTGGTCGCGATGTACATGCAGGAGGGCGGCGTCGAGGTATCGCGGATGAGCGCGCGCCCCGCGCTGGTCGCGGCAATCGGGCTCGCCGCAATCGCGACCGTGCTGATCGGTGTCTATCCGCAGCCGTATATCGCGATCGCGTCGAACGCGTTTCATTCCGCCAGCGGCGCCGAAGGAATCCACTCCGCCTCGCTGGAACCCTGA
- the nuoL gene encoding NADH-quinone oxidoreductase subunit L: MAIVTVEFPALALILLFPALGVVFNMFAGPRMGRTAVNLVGPGVMFAAFGVATWAFLTLYSMPAGGALSAHLWRWIEAGKFHTDFALRLDALSGVMVMIVTGVGALIHLYSVGYMAHDEDVARFFTYMNLFALSMLILVLANNLLLMFVGWEGVGLCSYLLIAFWYTNPQYAYNGRKAFVVNRIGDAGFLLAIFTIVATLGAQGVWTLDFTALRDNAPMLGGAAATAIGILLFIGATGKSAQIPLYVWLPDAMVGPTPVSALIHAATMVTAGVYMIARLNFLFVLAPNALDLVAAIGALTALFAATIAIVQPDIKKVLAYSTISQLGYMFLGVGSGAFASGIFHLMTHAFFKGLLFLCAGSVIHALGGEQDMTKMGALRSRLPITFGTMFIATLAITAVPPFSGYFSKDLILEAAYTSGHFWLWILGVITAGLTSFYMFRLIFMTFFGESRVDPDKDHHIHESPSSMTIPLIVLAILATVGGWVGLPDGLLWGNAFARFLGPVVGTFRPALEASAASLSMVASIASAVGILLAYVFYLRLPGIPMLLAWRLKDVFNLLLNKYYIDELYNFVVTRPLFWGSQNVLNRGIDTYAIDGAANGAGLSVATSGQIARRAETGNVQHYAFVYLLGALGVVGYYLYLVAR; encoded by the coding sequence ATGGCAATAGTGACAGTCGAGTTTCCAGCCCTTGCACTGATTTTGCTCTTCCCCGCGCTCGGCGTCGTATTCAATATGTTCGCCGGCCCGCGGATGGGCCGCACTGCAGTCAACCTGGTCGGCCCCGGCGTGATGTTTGCCGCGTTCGGCGTCGCGACGTGGGCGTTTTTGACGCTCTACTCGATGCCCGCGGGCGGCGCGCTTTCAGCTCATCTCTGGCGATGGATCGAGGCGGGCAAGTTCCACACCGATTTCGCGCTTCGGCTCGACGCGCTCTCCGGCGTGATGGTGATGATCGTCACCGGCGTCGGCGCGCTGATTCATCTTTATTCCGTCGGCTACATGGCGCACGACGAAGACGTTGCGCGCTTCTTCACTTACATGAACCTGTTCGCGCTCTCGATGCTCATCCTCGTGCTCGCGAACAACTTGCTGCTGATGTTCGTCGGATGGGAAGGCGTCGGCCTCTGCTCGTACCTGCTGATCGCGTTCTGGTACACCAATCCGCAATACGCGTATAACGGGCGCAAGGCGTTCGTCGTCAATCGAATCGGCGATGCGGGCTTTTTGCTCGCGATCTTCACGATCGTCGCTACGCTCGGCGCGCAAGGAGTCTGGACGCTCGATTTCACCGCGTTGCGCGACAACGCCCCGATGCTCGGCGGCGCCGCCGCGACAGCGATCGGCATCCTGCTGTTCATCGGCGCGACCGGCAAATCCGCGCAGATTCCGCTCTACGTATGGCTGCCCGACGCGATGGTCGGTCCCACGCCGGTCAGCGCGCTGATCCACGCCGCCACGATGGTCACCGCCGGCGTGTACATGATCGCTCGCCTCAATTTCCTGTTCGTGCTGGCGCCCAATGCGCTCGACCTCGTCGCCGCGATCGGCGCCTTGACCGCGCTCTTCGCCGCGACCATCGCGATCGTGCAGCCCGACATCAAGAAAGTGCTCGCCTACTCGACCATCAGCCAACTCGGCTACATGTTCCTCGGCGTTGGCTCGGGCGCGTTCGCATCGGGCATCTTTCACCTCATGACGCACGCATTCTTCAAAGGACTGCTGTTTCTGTGCGCCGGCTCCGTGATTCACGCGCTCGGTGGCGAGCAGGACATGACCAAGATGGGCGCGCTGCGGTCGCGCCTGCCGATCACGTTCGGGACGATGTTCATCGCTACGCTCGCGATCACCGCGGTGCCACCCTTCTCCGGTTATTTCTCCAAGGACCTGATTCTCGAGGCCGCCTACACCTCGGGACATTTCTGGCTCTGGATTCTCGGCGTCATCACCGCCGGGCTGACCTCCTTCTATATGTTCCGCCTCATCTTCATGACGTTCTTCGGCGAATCGCGCGTCGATCCCGACAAAGATCATCACATCCACGAATCGCCTTCCTCGATGACGATTCCGCTGATCGTGCTCGCGATCCTCGCGACCGTCGGCGGATGGGTCGGGCTGCCCGATGGACTCTTGTGGGGCAACGCCTTCGCGCGATTCTTGGGGCCGGTCGTCGGCACTTTCAGACCCGCGTTGGAGGCGAGCGCCGCTTCATTGTCGATGGTCGCGAGCATCGCGTCCGCCGTCGGAATCCTGCTGGCTTATGTGTTCTACCTGCGCCTGCCGGGAATTCCGATGCTGCTGGCGTGGCGTCTGAAGGATGTCTTCAACTTGCTGCTCAACAAGTACTACATCGACGAACTGTACAATTTCGTCGTGACGCGTCCGCTGTTTTGGGGATCCCAGAATGTCCTCAATCGCGGCATCGATACCTACGCGATCGATGGCGCCGCCAACGGCGCGGGACTCTCGGTCGCGACCTCCGGGCAAATCGCGCGCCGCGCCGAAACCGGCAACGTGCAGCATTATGCCTTCGTCTATCTGCTCGGCGCGCTCGGCGTCGTCGGCTATTACCTCTACCTGGTGGCGCGCTGA